A region of Pan troglodytes isolate AG18354 chromosome 23, NHGRI_mPanTro3-v2.0_pri, whole genome shotgun sequence DNA encodes the following proteins:
- the APOBEC3A gene encoding DNA dC->dU-editing enzyme APOBEC-3A — MDPHIFTSNFNNGIGRRKTYLCYEVERLDNGTSVKMDQHRGFLHNQAKNLLCGFYGRHAELCFLDLVPSLQLDPAQIYRVTWFISWSPCFSWGCAGQVRAFLQENTHVRLRIFAARIYDYDPLYKEALQMLRDAGAQVSIMTYDEFKHCWDTFVDHQGCPFQPWDGLEEHSQALSGRLRAILQNQGN, encoded by the exons ATGGACCCACACATATTCACTTCCAACTTTAACAACGGCATTGGAAGGCGTAAGACCTACCTGTGCTACGAAGTGGAGCGCCTGGACAATGGCACCTCGGTCAAGATGGACCAGCACAGGGGCTTTCTACACAACCAG GCTAAGAATCTTCTCTGTGGCTTTTACGGCCGCCATGCGGAGCTGTGCTTCTTGGACCTGGTTCCTTCTTTGCAGTTGGACCCGGCCCAGATCTACAGGGTCACTTGGTTCATCTCCTGGAGCCCCTGCTTCTCCTGGGGCTGTGCCGGGCAAGTGCGTGCGTTCCTTCAGGAGAACACACACGTGAGACTGCGCATCTTCGCTGCCCGCATCTATGATTACGACCCCCTATATAAGGAGGCGCTGCAAATGCTGCGGGATGCTGGGGCCCAAGTCTCCATCATGACCTACGATG AATTTAAGCACTGCTGGGACACCTTTGTGGACCACCAGGGATGTCCCTTCCAGCCCTGGGATGGACTAGAGGAGCACAGCCAAGCCCTGAGTGGGAGGCTGCGGGCCATTCTCCAG AATCAGGGAAACTGA